AGTATATTGTAACATTGAGTCTAATAGTGATAATACTGTATCCATCTATTTATCTCCTTTCTGTTTCTTACTACTAAATAATTTATCAAGCAACTTGTTATCAAAGATAGCTTTAGCTGCAACGAATAATACGATTAATCCGATTAAAATATTCGCGATATCTTTTGGAATACCGATGAATGATAATTGTGGAGTTAATACTCCTAAGAATCCGAATAATAATGCTCCTAATAATGATCCAACAGCTGTGTTAGCTCCGATTAATGCAACCGCGATTCCCATATATCCAAATCCTTGGAATGTTGAACCTGCAACTACTTGTCCTACAGGTCCCATATTGTAAAGAGCACCACCTAAACCAGCGAAAGCTCCTGAAATAGCCATAGATAACACAGTGTTTCTATTTACTTTCATACCTACGAATTTTGATGCACTCGGATTAAATCCTACAGAACGTAATTCATAACCGAATACTGTTTTTTCCATAACGATATAGAAAATAATAACACTAAAAATAGCTAAGAATAAATCAGTTCCTAAACGATAGTTGTTGAAAATACCTTCAACTAAACTATTTTGTAAATATCCTGTTCCATCAGCTGAAACGATAGGTTTAGAAATAATATCGTTAGTTCCTTTAATATATTTAGGTACAGCAAATTGTACGAAATATAAAGCTGTATAGTTTAACATAATTGTTACAACTACTTCACTAATATTAAATCTAGCTTTTAAGTAACCTGCAATAGCTGCCCAAAGACCACCTACTACAACACCAACTAGAATA
This is a stretch of genomic DNA from Gemella haemolysans. It encodes these proteins:
- a CDS encoding ABC transporter permease, which codes for MLKKVLTNAVLPILASFIIGAILISAIGAAPGDVFGVIGDIFSDSNSIAEIFVSTIPLICTGLSVAFAFRTGLFNIGAEGQFIMGGLFAGLVAIKMEGMNFYLVLITSILVGVVVGGLWAAIAGYLKARFNISEVVVTIMLNYTALYFVQFAVPKYIKGTNDIISKPIVSADGTGYLQNSLVEGIFNNYRLGTDLFLAIFSVIIFYIVMEKTVFGYELRSVGFNPSASKFVGMKVNRNTVLSMAISGAFAGLGGALYNMGPVGQVVAGSTFQGFGYMGIAVALIGANTAVGSLLGALLFGFLGVLTPQLSFIGIPKDIANILIGLIVLFVAAKAIFDNKLLDKLFSSKKQKGDK